GATGTTTTGTAAACCAATTGAGCCTTGCTCTTTTTCACCCTTTATCACTCTCAAAGTTTGCTTCTGTTGGCTCTGACCACAACCCACTGTTTTTATCTACTAGCCCTTCcttgccttaaaaaaaaaaaaaaaaaaaacctattccATTACCAACATGCCCGGTCTTTCCACCCAAAATTTACTTCATTTTGTCACTCTTCTTGGCACCAACTGGCCTTTGATTCTCTTCCTGTGAAACTAGCCAACCTTCGCCGACTTTTGTcaaaatggaattggaaagtcTTTCAAAACATTGACGTTTTGAGTCATGATCTTCTCTCTTCCATTAAGCTCTTGGAGGATCTTTCACCTCCACGTTTGGATTCCATTTCTAGTCACTGGCAATATTAAATGGGTACCCAGGGCTGTAGAAatgttttggtttaaaaaatctagacattcttatattttttaaggTGATAGAAACGCAAAATTTTGCCACACTATTGCCCGATCCAACCATGCATCGTCATAAAATTGTCTCTATCACCACTGACGATGGGGCAACCGTATCCAACCCTGGTGAGATTGCCTCTGCTTTGCTTCACATCTTACCTCTATTTTCTCTACCTCTAATCCAGGAGATCCTAGTCTCCTTGAGAAATTTTTCCCTCCCATTCTAAATGATGATGATCGATTCAGTCTGGCTGGGTTTCCTTCCCATGGTGAGATCAAAAAGGTTGTGTTTGTTATTAGCCCTTTCAAAGCTCCTGGTCCGGATGGGTTCCAAGTTGTCTTTTATCACCACTTCTGGGAACTTATTCaatgggatatatatatatatatatatactctttCTTCAGAGATACATCCCTCCCACCTGGGCTCAACCATATTCTAATCTGTCTTATCCCTaagaaacccaaccctaagttTGTTGTAGACTTCAGACCTTGTAGCCTTCACAGAGTTATTTCTCCATTCCAGTCTGCTTTCGTTCCTGGTCGACAAACTGACAATATTATCATTTGTCAGGAGTTCTTTCATTATTTGAGAGATGCAAAGGTAAGACTGGTTGGGTGGCCTTCAAATTGGGCATGGCAAAAGCTTATAACCTTATTGAGTGGGGCTTTATTAGAAGTATTCTTGACTTTCTAGGATTTGGGGAGAAATGTGGTGACTTAATCAATTACATCATTAGCACACCATCCTTCTCCATCAAATTAGATGGAACGGCTTACAATTATTTTGAACCATCTAAAGGACTTTGGCAAGGATGCCCTCCAAGCCcctttctatttattttggCCATAGAAGGGATTTCACGTCTTCTCAACTTGTATAGGGAATCCAATCTATTTAAGGGTATCAAAATTGTCCCGTCTGCACCTGAGATTACTCATCTCTTCTTTGTAGATGACACCTTCATTTTTTGCAAGGCTACTGAGTCAGATTTAACAAACATTAAGAACATCCTTGCTTTGTTCTCATGGCTCTTGGGTTTGTCTATTGACCTCACTAAGAGTAGCATGGCCTTCAGTGCTAATGTGACCCCTAGATGTAGGAGGCTGCTCTGCCAACTTATGGTAATTAAACGAAATGACTAATGACTCCTTGAACTTGGGCGCCCACCTTTTCCATAACAGGAATAATAACCGATGTCTCCAGCAGTTGGTCTCTAGAGTGAAGAATAAACTGTCATTTTGGAATTCTAATCCACTCACCTTTGCTGGCAGAATTGTTCTTGTACAGTCCACCCTCGCTTCGATTCCTTCCTACTTGATGTCCTTATTCATATTTCTGAAAAGTATTTGGACCCAACTTGATTCCATTTATGCATGGTTCTGGAATGGGGACAATCAAGAACGGAGAAAACTGCATTTGATTGGCTGGCAGAAAGTTTGTAGACCTAAATTTCTTGGGGGGGTTGGGAATCAAATCATTTGAAGTACAAAATAAATCTCTCATTTTGAAGCTTGGCTGGAGACTTTTGACCGAACCTCAAGCACTATGGGCTCGGGTTCTTGCTGCAAAATACTTTCCATCACGTTCCATTTTTCGCCCATCGACCAGAAAGAAGATGGGTTCTTGGTGTTGGATCAGTGTAGTCCATATTCTACCAACATTATCTAGGTGGGTTAAACGAGTCATTGGGTCTGGTCAAAACAGACATTGGATGGGACCCATGGTTACCCTCAATCCCCTTCTCTCTAGGTGAATCCGATATTTCTTTACCCACCATCttggaaaataaaaaggtaTGTGATCTTTTAGTTAACAACGGCTGGAACACTaactttctcctttcttttctacCTTCACATTTTGTCTACCCAGTTATCTCTTCCTATTGGCACACTACATCAAAAACAGAATCCCTATCCACTAAATTGGCTGCTAGTTTACTAAGTAATGCTGCACCTACTAACACTATCGGATCATCTAACAGGTGTTATTGCTTATCTATTTGCTCACATTGGTGACGCTTCTTCTGGACGAACAAAATCCGCCCAAAATTTAAGACCTTCTTCTGGATAATCTCCAGTGGattgccaacaagggttgtatTGGGAAAATGGGTTCCTATGGAGAATTACCTGTACCTTGTGCAATACCTAACAGGGACAGGAAACTGTTTGGCATGTCATTCTCTCCTGCTACTTTACAAGATGCATTTGGGCTGCTAGCCCATTAGGACTAAACACCTCACATCTTCGTGCTCCtttctagaaacttcttttgTATTTGTTTAACTCCGGTTTTATACCCAAGAAGGatcttaaatatttttttactaattttattattctaagctattttatttggaatcaTAGGAATGACATCATTTTTGGGAAGGCAAAACCAAACCCTCACAAAACCCTCAATCCTGCTTTGGAATGGATAAACATCACCAGTAAAGATGGTATTCAAAGGATCGCGAATCTAACCCATAAGCTTCTACAAGCTAATTACCTGACCCACCAACCTCCCGGTAATATCTACGAATGCTTGCCTTTGTATTCAATACTGGTATGTGCAGGCATCACTAACACTTTTTAAAAGCATTACAGGGTGGGCTgtgggtattttggaaaaaagggAAATGCAGATACTAATAACTGACTATTTGTTGACGGGAGATCATATTGAAGGATGCGTCAAGACTATTTTTCTTAGAGCAAAGCATGCACAAAGGAGGGGATGGGTTTTGAAGGAGATTTAGACGAACTTGGAGATGGTCCAGAAACTTTCTTTTGAACTAGACACTTTTTGCTGGCCCATAAGTGTAGCACCTATCTTTTTGTCTATATATAAATCTATGCAAAAGATTACGTGTAGATATGAGCCAGAATCGAGTCATGTACTGCATTTTGTATCCTTAGCTAGGGAAAATATTGCTACCAGTACTACTACCACCATAGACTCCCTTTCTAACCAGGTAAACATCTTCTAATGAGTAGATTGTTTTTCTGTCTCTGAACCAAAAACTAGTCCACcatgtcctctctctctctctctctctctcgtttccCTTTGGGTCTTAACgctttctctccccccccccccatggtGTGACAATGTGATTGCATGTTTGGGCCGTCACTGATTCACTATACTCCCAAGTCCCACCTTTATTGACAAGTTGAGATTATCCCTCCCTTTTACggaaataattataataataagaTCGATAGGGTTGGATGTAGAGATGATTCTTCATCACCACTAGTACAGAAAAAATATGTCCTTCCAAGAAAAATACCAAATTTTATTGTCAAATTTCTTGTTTACCAAATATGGTAAGAGTTTCAGGAAAATTATACAATTATGaaggaaattaaaattttctcctTTACCATACTCACTTTTCCTTATGCAACGGTGAAGGAGGAATTTCTTACCAATGACCTTCATTGTCCTTAGATGGGTGTTACGTAACATTGTTCCTTTGAGTTTTAGTAGCAAAGGGCATTTTGAACATTAGCACAAATGGTAGTAATGATGAGAaaaatctccccccccccccccccccggtttTTTTGGCCTCTTTACTTCCCTACACTTGCAAGTAGACGAGTCTATAATTTATAAAACAAATATCATGGACCAGGCTGAGCCTCTCCTAAGTTGAGGCCTAATAAATGGAAGCACCAATCTTGGGCCTGCCTTAGCCCTGTCACAAGGCCAGTCCATAAGGGTATTAATCAGTTTAGTTTCAGTGTTAGCGGTTTGATTCGGATTGATGCAATGTTAACcggtttcaaaatttgaaatcgaaatcgtttATAAACTGTTTTAAATATATTCtttgggtttttaattttttatttacacaGCTCATTtagctttaaatttttttattgaaatggatgtaaatttaGCATTGAAATCAAATCGAGTCATTTACATCGAAACCCTGAAATATTTATAAACGATTTTGTTTTCAATATTTGAAATTGTTCattaaattattcaattttgGTTTAACGTACGAATACTTGCACCGAagcaaaccaaaccaaacacatttacaaaaaataaaaataaaataaaacaaccgATTGACTCCTTTactataggggtgtcaatcctgagctcgcaccggtaggcccgatGGAGCCGGACTCGCTCAAGGCCCGACCTAAATtggcccgtttattaaacgggagTTCACGGTGCAGACCACTAGCCtgtcgggcacccgaccgacCCGACTCACTTAAGAAGCCCGCTAGAACCGATTCATTTAGCCCGACCAGCCCGACCCCCTTAAAAAATGCCTAAATACCTAGtttaccactaatactacaaaatatgagtaaagaatatataggactaaaatatccacattctaaatgggacattcaattgttaaaaatagtgtaattcttgcaacttagattacattttaaagacatgattctcttggatataaatatatatatatatatatatataattcccttggatcttgctaaatgagacattcaattgttatcaattgttcaattgttaaagacatgattcccttggttctggaattgtgaatgttatcctctaatagttttaaagccaatagtttaatcacattaaaaaaggattttagggtaagcacgtttagagcccgtttagaattaaataggtctatagcccgtttaaggcccgtttaaggtagcccaattaaagccTGACACCAATCGGCCCAAttacaaaccgtaccatgcccccaaatctaggcccgtttaagtaaacgagcgttcacggtgcaaggatttcacaccgcCAGGCCTGATTAGGCCCGACTGAGACCGGCTCGgcccgatcgattgacaccccctaCTTTACTGCAGACCTCCTATATATGATGGGTTTTCTGTAATAGCCCCTCCAATTCCCGAATTTGCACCCGAGCATCAGAGGGAACCCACCCACTATACAAGTGCATTGGTATCAACTTTCAAGCCTGACCCAGGAATAGCTTAAAATCGCCAAATTAAACTAGACAACTTTAAAGCGGTCCCTAAAGGACTAGTTCTTGTTTCAGAATCAAAGGCAATCTAATCTTGGTTATTAAAACTAAGAGCTAAAGAAATTGGGtatgagaataaaaaaagtCATTAAATGGAATTACTTATTTTGATTACTGAGTACAAACTATTTCAGAGGATACAAAAATAGTCTTAAGTAGGGGCTCCACAATTCTCAGTCTTAAATAGGAGAGTTCCTGTCTctcccaactccaaatcaaaggAGAACCTGTATTGTGTTTGTTGAAATGCTCCAATCATTGTAGTGGCGCCTGATACAAGTGCAACACAAATATAATTTCCCCCTAGTAAAACCACACCTGTGGGCTGCACAACAAGGTCAGCTCCTCTGAAATGGAACGTCATAGTTGGAAACCTATTAAAACCAGATGGCCTTGGAAAACAAAGATCTAAATCAAGCACATCACTTGGTCTACTTCCACTACGATATGGTCGAATACCAAACTGCGCAAAGTACCGAACAAGACCATCTCTCACTTGCCCATAAACATTAGAAACAAATGTAGTAAGAGGAGTTCCTGTATCTATTGCACAACCACCAGAGAGTGATCTTCTTAGTCTAAGGCGAACACCTCCGATACTGATATCTTGCAAGTCTACATAGTAAAGTGATGGGTTAGATCCTCTTAGCAATGGTGTAGACACAACATGTGGTCCTGCCAACCTTGCACCTTCTCCAATATATAACTTTGTAGTAGTCTGTTGAGAAGTAGATAAGCAATAAGAGAACCTTTTTTTGTCTACTTGGCTCCATATAGGAGAAGTTCCACGGCCTCCACGGCCTAAACCCAGAAGCCCAGCAATGTCATTCTGTTCTGGAAACCTATAGTTGTAGCTCTGTAAGCCACAACCCAAGAAAAAATTGGTACAAGATTCTGGATCTCCACTAGATTGATCAGAAAGGAAGGTTAAGGTCTCTCTTACTATGGTTCCTTTTGTTAAGGGTCCAGAGCTACCGCCGTAGCGTATTTTGTATCCACAAAATGTTCCATAGCAATCATCTCTTGGAGTTGGACAATCTGGGTGACCACAAGAAATAAGCCTATAACTCTCAGAACTTCTGTATGGGAAATTGGGACGCAGGAGGGGAAAGCAAGGATTGCAACCTTCACATTGAACCCAAGTAATGTGACTTCCAGTGTCCATCATCAAGTAATAAGTCTTCCATTTTAGGCCAGAACCATATGGAAATGAACCTATACCTACCTTGGCTACATAGTAGGCACCAGTATATTGCAGAAATGTCATTATGTCATTCACCTCACTGCTACTATTCCAATACTTTCCTTGAATCATTGTTGTGGTTGGGAATAGATAATGCATACGAGCTTCTGTGGCTTGAATAAGTAGATTAATCTTTTCCACATATGTTACGTTCTTCCCGGAATAGAACGGTGAGTGGATGGAAAATGGATGAATGAGGCTTAGAGTGATGGACTTAGGACCTTCGTGAACAGCAACGGCATGTAATAGCAATGCACTTGAGAGGAAATAGATTAGAGATAACAAAGTCTCCATGAAAGCCATTTAAGCTATAGAGCTAAAAAATAATGGATTTATAATTGAGAATTGTCCAAATATAGGACCAAATTAAATGTAGAATTAAAGGATGTGAAAGAGACAATTGGCTCTTTTGTCTTATGTtaatgaaagaggaaaaaaagaaagatttttaaTGTGAATGAATAACCCTGTCAGTCCAAAGAAGATTTATAATTTGGAAGTAACTGCCACAACTCTCAGAGAAAAAGTGAATATATAATTGGAAATTAAAGATTGAATATTTCATGTTTGTTCTCGCTTGCCTTGGTGGCAACTCTTTTCTTACGGAtaggatgaaattttgaagataattttttctttattcgtCAAGCAGAAAAGCTTGAGTAGTGGAAGGCgagaaatgattttctttttaagcGAAGTATAGAATCTAATAGATATTATCGTACTTTCAAttgcctctcttttttttttttttttttttttctaatgcaaattCAAAATCTGGTAGTGATTCAACTTCACTGCCTGCAATTCTTGATTCTTGGATTGCACCACCAATGGGGTTTGTTAAGGTGAATTATGATGCTAGCTTGATTCCAAGAACAAGCAAGGaggtttgggttttatttgaTGTTATACTAAGGGCGTCTTCTTTTTCCTGTTTCAATGCCAACATCTTTTACAGAAGCAATAATCAGTGAAGCAAGGGTGATCCGTTCTTCTATGCTCAAATCGATATCTAAAGGTTATGAGAAGATTATAGTTGAATTAAATAATAAAGATGTGATGTGCAAAAATccgatgctcactaggaggtctcaagtttgaatctcctAGCTGTTGCCTACTTCCCTCCCCTACTTATCAaaaataagttaaaaaaaaaaataaaagatgcgATCTCCTATCTACATAAAGGAATTGCATCCTAGATCCCCTTTGTTTTTTAGATCAACTCTGAAGGACATTATGGTCTTATCATCCTCTTTTGTTTAATATAATTTTAACTCCGTTCATCAAGAGATTAATAGCATAGTCAACTCCCTTGTTAGGAGGGCATTATCTCTGACATGTACGATAGTTTGACCTAATTTTGATCAATATATTCAAGAGATATGTTCAACTCCTACCATGAGTATTCCACGTTGATGATGAATAAATCTATAActgcccccccaaaaaaatatgattaagaTATCAAACCAGTCCGCTTAATTATAGAATTCAAGCAATGGGTTAATTAACTAGTTAACCTCATTAATGTGGGAACTAAATACTCCATCAGTCTCACAAAACAATTTATTTGGGAAAAATCTCAAATGAAATAGTAGTTTTTCATTAATTACCATTAATATTGTTCAAGTTTCGAAAATTATGAAAAGCTAATCAGTGGAACCGACTAATGCATTGTCCTTGACTCTACTACAGACCCCACTGATTAAGGGTTGGAACCTAGTGCGTCAAGGGACTGATAGCATTCACGTCAAAAATTAACCTCCACAATTTAATATCATTATGGGAGGGGGATCAGCATATTGTCGGCAAGTAATGGAATCAACGGATGTAGCCTGACGTATTCAGgaatagcctttttttttttttttttggtacactACATAATGGGGAAGGAGGGAGGGGGAAGGTCACAACTAGGAGACTCAAACTTGAGACATCCTGGTGAGTGTAAATTTAGTGCATGACAATTTCACTAATTatgctaggcagttgttgttttAAAAATTTGGGTATAAGATCTACTGAAGTGGGTAACGTTAACTAGATGTGTGGTACAAAGTAAGCTCGAAAATTTTTCCTATCCTTATCAGTGGAGATGCCAATCGTCTCTCCTTTCAACGAACACAGTTAGGAATAGctttaaaaccaaattaaaatggaaaactTTAAAGGGTTCACAATGGACTATCTCTTAGTTTAGAATCAAAGGCAATCAAAAGAAGTCCTAAGGCTGCTTAAAATTTCCTCAATTTAATCTCTAGTTTTTCAAACTATGGACCAAACAAATTGGGTATATGACTAAAAAGATGTGTCATTAaatgtaattatttatttgattgttGAGTACAAATTATTTTAGATAAGATAGAAATAATCTTAAGCACAGGCTCCACAATCATCAGGAGCAAAGAGGAGAGTTCCTGTATCTATTGCGCAACCACCAAAGAGGGATCTCCTTAGTCTAAGGGCGAAGACCTGCAATGTTGATATCTTGCAAGTTCACATAGTAGAGTGATGGATCAGATCCTCTCAGCAATGGCATAAATAACACTTGTGGTCCTACCATCCTTGCACCTTCTccaatatataattttaaacTAGTGTGTTCAGAAGTAGATAAGCAGTAAGAGAAGCATTTTTTGTCTACTTGGCTCCATATGGGAGAGGTTTCACCGCCTCCAGGCTCTAAGCCCAAAAACACAGCAACGTTACTTTATGCTAGAAACTTATAACTATAGCTTTGTAAGCCACAACCCAAGGATAAATTGGTATAAGGTTCCATACTTCTAAATTGATCAGATGGAAGGTTAAGGTCTCTCTTACAATGACTTCCTCC
The sequence above is drawn from the Macadamia integrifolia cultivar HAES 741 unplaced genomic scaffold, SCU_Mint_v3 scaffold635, whole genome shotgun sequence genome and encodes:
- the LOC122069539 gene encoding uncharacterized protein LOC122069539; the encoded protein is MMECRRRNDIIFGKAKPNPHKTLNPALEWINITSKDGIQRIANLTHKLLQANYLTHQPPGWAVGILEKREMQILITDYLLTGDHIEGCVKTIFLRAKHAQRRGWVLKEI
- the LOC122069546 gene encoding aspartic proteinase nepenthesin-1-like, whose amino-acid sequence is MAFMETLLSLIYFLSSALLLHAVAVHEGPKSITLSLIHPFSIHSPFYSGKNVTYVEKINLLIQATEARMHYLFPTTTMIQGKYWNSSSEVNDIMTFLQYTGAYYVAKVGIGSFPYGSGLKWKTYYLMMDTGSHITWVQCEGCNPCFPLLRPNFPYRSSESYRLISCGHPDCPTPRDDCYGTFCGYKIRYGGSSGPLTKGTIVRETLTFLSDQSSGDPESCTNFFLGCGLQSYNYRFPEQNDIAGLLGLGRGGRGTSPIWSQVDKKRFSYCLSTSQQTTTKLYIGEGARLAGPHVVSTPLLRGSNPSLYYVDLQDISIGGVRLRLRRSLSGGCAIDTGTPLTTFVSNVYGQVRDGLVRYFAQFGIRPYRSGSRPSDVLDLDLCFPRPSGFNRFPTMTFHFRGADLVVQPTGVVLLGGNYICVALVSGATTMIGAFQQTQYRFSFDLELGETGTLLFKTENCGAPT